The following proteins come from a genomic window of Lachnoclostridium phytofermentans ISDg:
- a CDS encoding ABC transporter ATP-binding protein, translated as MDNKLIDLINITKRYGNNVVIDDLNLYIRENEFLTLLGPSGCGKTTTLRIIGGFEQPDQGRVIFDGKDITKLPPNERQLNTVFQKYALFTHMTIEENIAFGLKIKKKSRQYIKDKISYALKLVNLDGFENRMPDSLSGGQQQRIAIARAIVNEPKVLLLDEPLGALDLKLRQDMQYELIRLKNELGITFVYVTHDQEEALTMSDTIMVMNQGYIQQIGTPEKIYNEPKNAFVADFIGESNIINATMVQDRLVNILGANFPCVDVGFGKIQPVDVVIRPEDIDLVAPEAGIITGRVTSLIFKGVHYEMTVMANGFEWLVHSTDLSPVGAEVGIKVDPYDIQIMNKPESEDEEAVGVNE; from the coding sequence ATAGATAATAAGTTAATCGATCTTATAAATATAACAAAACGCTATGGAAATAACGTTGTAATCGACGATTTAAATCTTTACATTCGTGAAAATGAGTTTTTAACACTCTTAGGTCCATCCGGATGTGGTAAAACTACTACTCTTCGTATTATTGGTGGTTTTGAACAACCTGATCAGGGCCGTGTTATTTTTGATGGGAAAGATATTACAAAGCTTCCTCCGAATGAACGTCAACTAAATACTGTATTTCAAAAATATGCGTTATTTACTCATATGACGATTGAAGAAAACATCGCATTTGGTCTTAAAATTAAGAAAAAGAGCAGACAGTATATTAAAGATAAGATTTCTTATGCCTTAAAATTAGTAAACTTAGATGGCTTTGAAAATCGTATGCCTGATTCTTTAAGTGGTGGTCAGCAACAGCGTATCGCAATTGCTCGTGCTATCGTAAATGAACCAAAGGTTCTTCTTCTAGATGAGCCTCTTGGTGCTCTTGACTTAAAACTTCGTCAAGATATGCAATATGAGTTAATTCGTTTAAAAAATGAACTTGGTATCACTTTCGTATATGTTACTCACGACCAAGAAGAAGCATTAACCATGTCAGATACCATCATGGTCATGAATCAAGGCTATATTCAGCAGATTGGTACACCAGAAAAGATTTATAACGAGCCAAAGAATGCCTTTGTTGCAGACTTTATCGGTGAAAGTAATATCATCAACGCAACCATGGTACAAGACCGTTTAGTTAATATTCTTGGAGCCAATTTCCCATGTGTGGATGTAGGCTTTGGTAAAATTCAACCAGTCGATGTGGTAATCCGTCCTGAAGATATTGATTTAGTAGCTCCAGAAGCTGGAATTATCACAGGACGTGTCACTTCCTTAATCTTTAAGGGTGTTCATTATGAAATGACGGTTATGGCAAATGGATTTGAATGGCTTGTACATTCTACTGACCTTTCACCGGTTGGTGCCGAAGTAGGTATTAAGGTAGATCCATATGACATTCAAATTATGAACAAGCCAGAATCCGAAGATGAGGAGGCAGTAGGTGTCAATGAATAA
- a CDS encoding helix-turn-helix domain-containing protein, protein MKIGAKIKELRVQKSLTQEELADRAELSKGFISQLERDITSPSIATLVDILQCLGTNLEAFFTDTTSEQVVFKRGDYFEKVDNELNNKIEWIIPNAQKNMMEPILLTLEPGGSTYPDNPHEGEEFGYVISGSITIHIGNKTHRVKKGESFYFTPNKNHYIAATGKTGATLLWVSTPPSF, encoded by the coding sequence ATGAAGATAGGTGCTAAAATTAAAGAACTACGAGTTCAAAAAAGCTTAACCCAAGAAGAGCTTGCAGATCGAGCGGAGCTTTCAAAAGGATTTATCTCTCAATTAGAACGTGACATCACTTCGCCTTCCATCGCCACCCTAGTCGATATTTTGCAATGTTTAGGTACGAACCTGGAGGCATTCTTTACGGACACAACATCAGAGCAGGTTGTATTCAAACGTGGGGATTATTTTGAAAAGGTAGATAATGAGCTAAATAATAAGATTGAATGGATTATTCCAAATGCTCAGAAAAATATGATGGAACCAATTTTATTAACATTAGAACCGGGTGGTTCCACCTATCCAGATAACCCACACGAGGGAGAAGAATTTGGATATGTGATTAGCGGTTCGATTACAATTCATATCGGAAATAAAACACATCGAGTAAAGAAAGGGGAATCCTTTTACTTTACTCCAAATAAAAATCACTATATAGCAGCTACCGGTAAGACCGGCGCTACGCTACTTTGGGTATCCACCCCGCCGAGCTTCTAG
- a CDS encoding DUF3221 domain-containing protein — translation MKSKIYLYLFILLFTGILVGCTKKPFSIENTKFKAVVIDNNNGLLVKPDVDSNEFRLADKISIGANSAMIFNQDKKEVDLNEIQIGDVVKITYDGIILESYPAQITAVYIEIFESNLLIDGYITIIDDIYKLDSGLNSDINMIALNLTEATNLSEIDKEILLMKLYEMYGLEVKESTFDQLVKEGLINEEELYFPTGIIITISNSEYNEGKQTLEYVINKWRSGLGAIGYKGKAKFDGEEWIISKKSMWIS, via the coding sequence ATGAAGAGTAAAATATATTTATATTTATTTATATTACTTTTTACCGGAATATTAGTTGGATGTACTAAGAAACCTTTCTCTATAGAAAATACGAAGTTTAAGGCAGTGGTTATTGATAACAACAATGGTCTTTTAGTAAAACCGGATGTTGATTCCAATGAATTTAGGCTTGCTGATAAAATCAGTATAGGGGCTAACAGTGCAATGATATTTAATCAAGATAAAAAGGAAGTAGATTTAAATGAGATTCAGATTGGAGATGTAGTTAAAATCACTTATGACGGGATTATATTAGAATCATATCCTGCGCAGATTACTGCTGTTTATATTGAAATTTTTGAATCTAATCTATTAATAGATGGATATATTACTATAATTGATGATATTTACAAACTTGATAGTGGTTTAAATAGTGATATCAACATGATTGCTCTCAATTTAACTGAAGCAACGAATCTTTCAGAGATAGATAAGGAAATCTTACTGATGAAGTTATATGAAATGTATGGTCTGGAAGTAAAGGAAAGTACTTTTGATCAATTAGTGAAAGAAGGACTTATTAATGAAGAAGAGCTTTATTTTCCTACAGGTATTATTATAACCATTAGCAATTCGGAATATAATGAAGGTAAACAAACACTAGAGTATGTTATCAATAAATGGAGAAGTGGACTAGGTGCTATTGGTTATAAAGGTAAGGCAAAGTTTGATGGAGAAGAGTGGATAATATCAAAGAAAAGTATGTGGATTAGTTAA
- the abc-f gene encoding ribosomal protection-like ABC-F family protein has protein sequence MILACKNISKSFGTTPILDKVAFHVNEREKVAIVGINGAGKSTLIKIIMGELTADEGEIIFAKGATVGYLAQHQDLSTDSTIYEEVLAIKSDIIKMEETIRRLEIDMKSATGAELERMLSSYSRLTHDFELKNGYAYQSEVIGVLKGLGFTEEDFNKKVSTLSGGQKTRVALGKLLLSTPDIIFLDEPTNHLDMESIAWLETFLVNYSGAVVVIAHDRYFLNKVVSKVVELDNTKATMFEGNYSDYAMKKEQLRETMIRHYLNQQREIKHQEEVIAKLRSFNREKSIKRAESREKMLDKIDRLDKPVTVNDKMHIALEPNIISGNDVLTVTDLRKSYGSLTLFDQLNFEVKRGEKVAIIGNNGTGKTTILKIINQIINADAGDVKLGAKVFVGYYDQEHHVLNMDKTIFDEIQDTYPNMDNTRVRNILAAFLFTGDDVFKLIKDISGGERGRVSLAKLMLSDANFLIMDEPTNHLDITSKEILENAINNYTGTVLYVSHDRYFINRTASRILDLTNQTFLNYIGNYDYYLEKKPEMEWRAFGNNNGYNQSDANDNILNGLRINKHLDQANKELQTSSFPQEPVSENKLDWQQQKEEQAKLRKRQNELKKVEDEITRLEARNEELEVLLADSSIYTNSSKLIEVHKEKKELEERLEVLMEQWEELSE, from the coding sequence ATGATACTAGCATGTAAGAATATTAGTAAAAGCTTTGGAACGACTCCAATACTCGATAAAGTCGCTTTCCATGTAAATGAGCGTGAGAAAGTAGCTATCGTAGGAATTAATGGTGCAGGAAAGTCTACCTTAATAAAAATCATCATGGGTGAATTAACTGCCGATGAAGGAGAGATTATCTTTGCTAAAGGTGCAACTGTAGGATATCTTGCTCAACATCAGGACTTATCCACAGATAGTACCATTTATGAAGAAGTTTTAGCAATAAAATCAGATATAATTAAAATGGAAGAAACAATTCGCCGTCTTGAAATAGATATGAAATCAGCTACTGGCGCAGAATTAGAACGAATGCTTTCTTCCTACTCAAGACTAACACATGATTTTGAGTTAAAGAATGGATATGCCTACCAAAGTGAAGTAATTGGTGTACTAAAAGGTCTTGGCTTTACGGAGGAAGATTTTAACAAAAAAGTATCAACCCTTTCTGGTGGACAAAAAACACGTGTAGCTCTTGGTAAGCTTCTCTTAAGTACACCAGATATCATCTTCTTAGATGAGCCTACCAACCACCTTGATATGGAATCTATCGCTTGGTTAGAAACTTTCTTAGTGAATTATTCTGGAGCTGTTGTTGTAATCGCCCATGACCGTTACTTCCTTAATAAAGTAGTTTCCAAGGTTGTGGAATTAGATAACACAAAGGCGACAATGTTCGAAGGAAATTATTCTGACTATGCAATGAAAAAAGAACAACTTCGTGAAACCATGATTCGTCATTACTTAAATCAGCAGCGTGAAATTAAACATCAAGAAGAGGTCATAGCAAAACTTCGTTCCTTCAACCGCGAAAAATCCATAAAACGTGCGGAAAGTCGTGAGAAGATGTTGGATAAAATAGATCGCCTTGATAAACCAGTTACTGTAAATGATAAGATGCATATAGCCCTTGAACCAAATATCATAAGTGGTAATGATGTACTAACAGTGACTGATTTGCGTAAATCCTATGGTTCTCTAACACTGTTTGACCAACTAAATTTTGAGGTAAAACGTGGTGAAAAAGTTGCGATTATCGGTAATAACGGTACTGGTAAAACAACCATCTTAAAAATAATTAATCAGATTATCAATGCCGATGCTGGAGATGTAAAACTTGGTGCAAAGGTTTTTGTTGGTTACTATGATCAGGAACATCATGTTCTTAATATGGACAAAACAATCTTTGACGAGATTCAAGATACGTATCCTAATATGGATAACACAAGAGTACGTAATATCCTTGCTGCATTTTTATTCACTGGCGATGATGTATTTAAATTAATTAAAGATATCAGTGGTGGAGAGCGTGGCCGCGTATCTCTAGCAAAGCTTATGCTATCCGATGCAAACTTCCTAATCATGGATGAGCCAACCAACCATCTTGACATTACATCAAAGGAAATACTTGAGAATGCGATTAACAATTATACCGGTACGGTGCTCTATGTATCCCATGACCGTTATTTTATTAATCGTACTGCTTCCAGAATTCTTGACTTAACCAATCAGACTTTCTTAAATTATATTGGTAATTATGATTATTATCTTGAGAAGAAACCAGAGATGGAATGGAGAGCCTTTGGCAACAATAATGGCTATAATCAGTCTGACGCTAACGATAATATTTTAAATGGACTTCGAATCAATAAGCATCTAGATCAGGCAAATAAAGAATTACAAACTTCATCTTTTCCACAAGAACCAGTTTCTGAGAATAAGCTAGACTGGCAACAGCAAAAAGAAGAGCAAGCCAAACTTAGAAAGCGTCAGAATGAATTAAAGAAAGTTGAAGATGAAATTACACGTTTGGAAGCAAGAAATGAGGAACTGGAAGTATTGCTTGCAGACTCTTCTATCTATACAAACTCATCAAAACTAATCGAAGTTCATAAAGAAAAGAAGGAATTGGAAGAAAGATTAGAAGTTCTTATGGAGCAATGGGAAGAACTTAGTGAGTAA